In a single window of the Limnochorda sp. L945t genome:
- the fsa gene encoding fructose-6-phosphate aldolase, producing the protein MQIFLDTASVAEIREAVSWGVVSGVTTNPTLVSKEGRPFLSVVEEICQIVKGPVSAEAVSEDADGMVREARELSRVAPNVVVKIPITPEGLKAVSRVSREGIRTNVTLIFSPLQALLAARAGAAFVSPFVGRLDDIGHVGMDVVRDTVDIFEIHGIETQVIAASIRHPVHVLEAAKAGAHIATVPFGVLKAMVQHPLTDRGIERFLADWAKVPGASRPGQGGGPAGS; encoded by the coding sequence GTGCAGATTTTCCTCGACACGGCGAGCGTGGCCGAGATCCGCGAGGCGGTGAGCTGGGGCGTCGTTTCCGGGGTGACGACCAACCCGACCCTCGTCTCCAAGGAAGGGCGCCCTTTCCTGTCGGTGGTGGAGGAGATCTGCCAGATCGTGAAGGGCCCGGTCAGCGCCGAGGCGGTCAGTGAAGACGCCGACGGCATGGTCCGGGAGGCCCGGGAGCTCTCCCGGGTCGCCCCCAACGTGGTGGTGAAGATCCCCATCACGCCGGAGGGCCTCAAGGCCGTGAGCCGGGTCTCCCGGGAAGGGATCCGCACCAACGTGACCCTGATCTTCTCGCCCCTGCAGGCGCTGCTCGCCGCCCGGGCGGGCGCCGCGTTCGTGAGCCCGTTCGTGGGGCGCCTCGACGACATCGGCCACGTGGGCATGGACGTCGTGCGCGACACCGTCGACATCTTCGAGATCCACGGCATCGAGACCCAGGTGATCGCCGCGAGCATCCGCCACCCCGTCCACGTGCTGGAGGCGGCCAAGGCGGGCGCCCACATCGCCACGGTGCCGTTCGGCGTGCTCAAGGCGATGGTGCAGCACCCGCTGACCGACCGCGGCATCGAGCGGTTCCTGGCCGACTGGGCCAAGGTGCCGGGCGCGTCCCGTCCGGGCCAGGGCGGCGGGCCGGCCGGCTCCTGA
- the tsaD gene encoding tRNA (adenosine(37)-N6)-threonylcarbamoyltransferase complex transferase subunit TsaD, whose protein sequence is MKPYRGGLLLGIDTSCDDTAAAVVKDGREILSSAVASQVEVHRPFGGVVPEIASRRHLVAILPVIRRALDEAGIAPQDLDGVAATYGPGLVGSLLVGFMAGKALALAIDRPFVGVDHLEGHASSIWLARPALDQPAVVLVASGGHTELLYVRRPGRFESLGGTRDDAAGEAFDKVGRLLGLGYPAGPAVDRLSERGRPDAVRLPRGLSEVDTLDLSFSGLKTAASRYMLPAVRDGRLSLEDAAASLQEAIVDVLVDRLMRAAERTGARVVAATGGVAANRGLRRALSRAAQERALDLILPEPALCTDNGAMIAAAGHFRLLDEGPSDTALAVDPSARIPQANIGADTPVGKG, encoded by the coding sequence ATGAAGCCCTACCGGGGAGGCCTCCTGCTGGGGATCGACACGAGCTGCGACGACACCGCCGCGGCCGTGGTCAAGGACGGGCGGGAGATCCTCTCGAGTGCGGTCGCCTCCCAGGTCGAAGTCCACCGGCCCTTCGGGGGCGTGGTGCCCGAGATCGCATCCCGCCGCCACCTGGTCGCGATCCTGCCCGTGATCCGGCGGGCGCTGGACGAGGCCGGCATCGCTCCCCAGGACCTCGACGGGGTAGCGGCCACGTACGGCCCCGGGCTGGTGGGGAGCCTGCTGGTGGGCTTCATGGCGGGCAAGGCGCTCGCCCTTGCCATTGATCGGCCCTTCGTCGGAGTCGACCACCTGGAGGGCCACGCGAGCTCCATCTGGCTCGCCCGCCCTGCCCTCGACCAACCGGCGGTGGTGCTGGTCGCCTCGGGCGGGCACACGGAGCTTTTGTACGTGCGGCGGCCGGGCCGCTTCGAGAGCCTGGGCGGCACCCGGGACGACGCGGCGGGCGAGGCCTTCGACAAGGTGGGGCGGCTGCTCGGGCTCGGCTACCCGGCGGGCCCTGCCGTCGACCGCTTGAGCGAGCGAGGGCGGCCGGACGCGGTGCGGTTGCCGCGGGGGCTCTCCGAGGTGGATACCCTGGACCTGAGCTTCAGCGGGCTCAAGACGGCGGCGAGCCGGTACATGCTGCCGGCCGTGAGGGACGGGCGCCTTTCCCTGGAGGACGCGGCCGCCTCGCTGCAGGAGGCTATCGTGGACGTCCTCGTGGACCGGCTGATGCGTGCGGCGGAGCGCACCGGCGCCCGGGTCGTGGCGGCCACCGGGGGCGTCGCGGCCAACCGGGGCCTGCGCCGGGCCCTCTCCCGGGCGGCGCAGGAGCGGGCGCTCGATCTCATCCTCCCGGAGCCGGCGCTCTGCACGGACAACGGCGCCATGATCGCGGCGGCCGGCCACTTCCGGCTGCTCGACGAGGGCCCGTCGGACACGGCCCTCGCGGTCGATCCGTCGGCCCGCATCCCACAGGCGAATATCGGGGCCGATACCCCCGTCGGAAAGGGATGA